Proteins encoded by one window of Lathyrus oleraceus cultivar Zhongwan6 chromosome 1, CAAS_Psat_ZW6_1.0, whole genome shotgun sequence:
- the LOC127087312 gene encoding uncharacterized protein LOC127087312 isoform X2 codes for MALEQTVKDLQAQNAQFQEMMLSLSKGQEELKTLLMEKKKDQKPVGYINPGRRLKGQVTGVKIRIPKDSEEETENDSEDENPNLVNSEDDDEDYEHEQYSPKDDKYKLLEERMLAMEGQKVPGLDFENLGLVSDVVIPRKFKVPIFTKYDGASCPQMHLRAYVRKIQPYTTDRKLWIHFFQESLSGTQLEWYYQLESSDIRTWTDLATAFYKHYQYNSELAPTRLQLQNMIMGSKESFKEYAQKWRDLAGRVKPPMTDRELVDMFMSTLTGPFYSHLLRSSSSGFIELILTGEHVESGIRSGKIQVATSDPPETPDVITAPPPNHDETVNAVEDTDNDYDLDNWIFPSIGDGLNNWKAEDTIPISFSQE; via the coding sequence atggctctcgaacaaactgtcaaagatctccaggcccagaatgctcaattccaggaaatgatgctgagcttatctaaggggcaggaagaactgaaaactcttttgatggagaagaagaaggaccagaaacctgtgggttacatcaacccggggagaaggcttaagggacaggttacaggagtcaagattagaattccgaaggattcagaagaagagaccgagaatgattcggaagatgagaatcctaatctcgtcaattctgaggacgacgatgaagattatgaacatgaacagtactctccgaaggatgataagtacaagttgctggaagaacgtatgctagctatggaggggcagaaagtgcccggtctggatttcgaaaacttgggtctggtctctgatgtggtcattccccgcaaattcaaggttcccattttcactaagtatgatggtgcctcttgtcctcagatgcatctgagagcttatgtgagaaaaattcagccgtataccactgataggaaactatggattcatttcttccaagaaagtctgtctggcacacagttagaatggtactatcagctcgagagctctgacatccgcacctggactgatttagcgacagctttctacaagcactaccagtataattctgaattagcgcctactcggctacagttgcagaatatgattatgggatctaaagaaagcttcaaagaatatgctcaaaaatggagagatttggctggaAGAGTCAAACCgcctatgactgatcgagaattagtggacatgttcatgagcacactgaccggcccattctacagccatctattgagaagcTCCTCATCGGGTTTCATTGAACTTATATTAACtggtgaacatgttgaaagcggaattcgaagtggaaagatacaggtggctacctctgatcctccggagactcctgatgtcatcactgctcctccGCCGAATCAcgacgagactgtcaatgctgtggaagatactgataacgattatgacttggataactggattttcccatcaattggtgacggactcaataattggaaggctgaagacactatcccgatttcctttagtcaggagtaa
- the LOC127115405 gene encoding uncharacterized protein LOC127115405 — translation MDVWSVVNNKGIEHLEMIVMDSLGDRIQVLIRHDHLLKWKEVIKENMTCIINNGSVYNNDFQWKVCDHSKKFVFLGGTTMKAIELQNIPPKGYFFKDFGEILQGKCKTDRLEDIIGAVSEINHIQSNTPGKKVVVSVVLKDLK, via the exons atggatgtttggagtgttgtgaataataagggtattgaacatttggagatgattgttatggattccttg ggtgatcggattcaggtccttattcgtcatgaccatttactgaaatggaaagaggtcattaaggagaatatgacctgcattataaacaatggcagtgtctataacaatgattttcagtggaaggtatgtgatcattcaaaaaaatttgtgtttcttggtggtaccacaatgaaggcaatcgaacttcaaaatattccacctaaaggatatttctttaaagattttggtgagatacttcaaggcaaatgcaaaaccgatagactggaag atattattggtgctgttagtgagataaaccatatccaatccaacactccggggaagaaagttgttgtttctgttgtgctgaaagatttgaagtaa